From a single Canis lupus baileyi chromosome 14, mCanLup2.hap1, whole genome shotgun sequence genomic region:
- the LOC140603631 gene encoding uncharacterized protein codes for MPAAAEPLSRAEAGSRAATRKGAPGAPGNGSRPAEPRSPPGAGGRAGPWGSRVWVPLPPPGTRTGSRRYRGQGVDPEASSPRQPEEPEPPARTQRKRSRRPSPPEETPPQPSAATAGRAGLRGCAAGTAPTLSGGRSGKGRSGTGRRRPGLVPVSGVGGGGRTGAQQSLGGSGEAETLSADLAAHRLQRLRRHGVSSNHQPRQQGHHTHDDVKRCYGNR; via the coding sequence ATGCCCGCAGCCGCCGAGCCTTTATCTCGGGCGGAAGCGGGGAGCCGGGCGGCGACAAGGAAGGGGGCTCCGGGGGCGCCGGGGAACGGGTCGCGCCCCGCGGAGCCTCGGTCACCGCCGGGAGCCGGCGGCCGGGCGGGTCCCTGGGGATCTCGCGTGTGGGTGCCCCTTCCACCCCCGGGGACGAGGACCGGGAGCCGGCGCTACCGGGGCCAAGGCGTCGATCCGGAAGCAAGTAGCCCGAGGCAGCCCGAGGAGCCCGAGCCGCCTGCCCGAACCCAGCGGAAAAGAAGCCGCCGCCCGTCTCCGCCTGAGGAGACTCCGCCTCAGCCCAGCGCCGCTACCGCCGGGCGAGCGGGGCTGAGGGGCTGCGCGGCGGGGACGGCCCCCACGCTTTCAGGAGGCAGGTCCGGGAAGGGAAGAAGCGGgacggggcggcggcggcccggtcTCGTACCTGTGTCCGGAGTGGGTGGCGGCGGACGGACGGGCGCTCAGCAGTCTCTGGGCGGCAGCGGCGAGGCTGAGACTCTGTCCGCGGATCTGGCTGCTCACAGGCTACAGCGGCTCCGCAGACACGGGGTTTCCTCCAATCACCAGCCCCGACAGCAGGGGCACCACACGCACGATGACGTCAAACGCTGCTATGGCAACCGTTGA